The sequence below is a genomic window from Cobetia sp. cqz5-12.
TGAGCGATGACAACAGCGAGCTGGAAAACGTCTTCATCGCCGAGGCAGGTGACAGCAATGCTACCAGCACGCCCGACAGCGAGCCGAGCCAATCGGTGGTACGCGCCGAGCGTGCCTTCCAGGAAGTCAGTCCCGAGACCGGCAGTCGCTATCTGGTGTTGAGCGACGGCACGCGCTACGGGGTGGAACCGGGCAAGGCGATCGCCCAGCGGCTGGGCTTTGATCGCTACGGCGTGCGCATCACCGAGGGCCAGGACGCCGCGGCCCTCAAGGAGGACATCGAGCTTGCGACCACGGCGCAGCTCTTGGCTTCCGATCTCCCGGAGGCCGAGGCCCAGCTGCAGTGGCGCATCTCGCTGCCGTTGATGGTGCCGATCCTGATGCTGATCGGCCTGCCGCTGGCACGCGTCAATCCGCGTCAGGGGCGTTTTGCACGTCTGCTGCCGGCCATCTTCGTGCACATCACCTATCTCAGTCTGTTGATCGCGGCGCAGAATGCCGTCGCATCCGAGAAGTACCCGGCCGCCATCGGCCTGTGGCCCATTCACGGCGTCTATCTGGCGCTCGGCATCTGGCTGAGCTGGCGCGACAACCGCGGAGGTGGCCGCTGATGCTGCTTGATCGTCTCGACCGTTACATCGCCCGCAATGTGCTGGTGGCCATGCTGGTGGTGCAGGTACTGATTCTCGGGCTCGACCTGATGATCACCTACATCAATGATCTGGGGGATGTGAAAGGCGACTACGGCGCCTTTGAAGTGCTCCTCTATCTGTTGATGCGTCTGCCGTCGCGCTTCTATGAATTCGTGCCGGTCGGCGTACTGCTGGGGGCTCTGATCGGGCTGGGCAGCATGGCCTCGAGCAATGAGCTGACCATCATGCGCGCCGCCGGTCGTTCACTGACGCGCATTCTGTGGGGCGTGATGAAGCCGCTGGGGCTGGTCATCGCCATCACCATGGCGGTCGGTGAATACGTCGCCCCCGTCACCGAACTGCAGGCCGACGCCTGGCGCGCCGAGAAGCAGCAGGGCGCAGGCGCCGTCTATGCCGAGGGTGGCGGCTGGCAGCGCGAGGGCAACGACTACTACCGCTTCGGCTCGATTCGCAGCGATGATGTAGTGCTCAACGTGACCCGCTATCGCTTCGATGACGAGCGCCATCTGACCCAGGCGCTCTACGCCAGGCGCGCCGTCTGGCAGGACGATGGCTGGACGCTGGAAGCAGTGCAGACCACCACCTTCGAGTCTCAGGATGGTGAGCCGAGCGCCACCACGGTGGCTCAGCAGGAGACCCGCGAGTGGGACACCCAGCTGACGCCGGACCTGCTCAAGCTGGTCATCAGCGACCCCAAGCAGCAGTCAGCCTCCGACCTGTGGCGCTATTCCCGCTACCTGCAGGACCAGGGCCTGTCGGCCAATCAGCCGCTGCTCTACTTCTGGCAGAAGATTCTGCAGCCGCTGACACTAGCAGCGCTGGTGCTGGTGGCCGCCTCCTTCGTGTTCGGGCCATTGCGCACGGTGGCGGCGGGGACACGGGTCTTCTACGGCATCGTGGTCGGCCTGCTGTTCAAGTATCTGCAGGACCTGCTTGCCCCGGCCTCGGTGGTGTTCGGCTTCGCGCCCATCTGGGCGGTGCTGGCACCGATGCTGGCCTGTTACGTGATTGGCCTGCTGCTGATCCGGCGCAGTGGCTAAGGGCGCTCTGCACTCTCGCCGCCATCTCGACTCGCAGGGAGCACGCCCTGCGGGCCTGATGCGGCGTCTGGGCGGCGTGGTCTATGACGCCTTCCTCGTGATGGCGTTGTTGATCGTGCTGGGCTTCATCGGGGTTGCCGTCAATGGCGGTGAGGCCAACCAGTCACCGCTGTTCCGCAGTCTGTTGCTGGTGGCGATGTTCGCCTTCTTCGGCGGCTGCTGGAGCCGCAGTGGCATGACACTGGGCATGCAGGCTTGGCGACTGCGCATCGAGACACCGCAGGGTCATGTCCCGACGCTGCAGCAGTGCCTGATACGCTTCGTGGTTGCCGGGCTGTCACTGGGCGCCTGCGGGCTGGGGTACGTCTGGCAGCTGTGGGACCCTGAGCAGCGCAGCTGGCAGGACATCGCCTCCGGCACCCGCGTGGTGGTGGTGCCCAAGCCGCGGCGCGAGTGAGGCACCAATAGAGAGCCTCTGGCGCGTGCGCCGTGCCTGAACGCAGTGAGCCCCTCCAGAAGTCATCTCAGCCAGACCTGATCTCACCCAGCAGTGACCTCAACCAGACGTGATCTCAACCAGTTAAAAAACGCCCCGCCAGTCATCGACTGGCGGGGCGTTGTGTTTTCCGCGAGTGCAGGGGGTGATCAGACCCCCAGCAGGCCATCCAGACGCGTGATGATGCGCTCCACGCTGGCGCGTGACACCACCAGGCTGTCTTCCTGCGCCGCCGTCTCGGGCAGCTCGCGCGGCAGGTCGATCACCGCGGTGCCCATGCCTTCCAGGCGCACGCCTTCACGGTAGCGCACGAAGGACAGCTGACCGATCGGACGCTGGCCATCGTGATCGAGGCGCGCCAGACGCGTGAAGGCGCTGACGGTATCGAGCACCGGCGCGCTGGTCAGCGGCAGGTGCGTCAGGCGCCATGCCAGCCAGCCATCGATGTCGACGGCTTCGTCGCGCAGGGTGGCGAACCAGTGGCGCGCCTGATCCAGGCGGTAGCGAGCGCGGCCCTGCTTGTCGAGCCAAAGCACGTCGGCGCTGGCCTGACGCGGGCTTTCCAGCTCGCCCGGCAGGTACAGCCAGGATTCGGTCAGGCGCTGCAGGGCGCCCGGCAGCGGCTCATCCAGGGTGCGCTCGTTCAGGGAGTCCAGCGCCGCGCTCAGGTCGCCCTGTTCCGCGCTCTCGCCGGTGTTGGAGTAACCGACGTTGTAGCGCCAGACACGATCGGAAATTTCCTGGGTGACCACGTGATCGTGGGGCAGAGCGATATGGCTCATCAGTTCACGCGCGTTGCAATGCTCATCCACCAGGCCTTCACGGCGGGCTTCACGATAGAGATTGCGCAACAGCGGGGTCAGCGGCAGGCGGTGATGGTCACCGAAGCAGCTGCCGGCGTCGCGGACGGCATCCAGATCAAGTGGCAGGTGGGACGTGGCGTGATGATCGGCGGTGGCGAGTTGTACTGACATGATATCGGGCTCCTTGCGGATTGGCGTTCGGAAATCGGCAGATAGGGCAACAGCAGACGGATTCAGGCCGGTCACGGCTTCAGCATGGCGCCCATCATCGGCATGCCGATGCGGGTCATGGCCATGAGGAGGCGGAGCGACGGAATCTCTTGCAGTGTCCTGTTCATGTTCTTTCCTGATTGCCTGGCGGGGCGTGGCAGTCATTTGCCTTGATCGTGACGCGGTGCTTCTCGTGAGCGAGGAGCTGGGCTGCGTTCGAGTGACCCGCCTGAGTGATCGGCTAGCGAAGACTCATTATGTTTTGGTGCGATTGTTTTTCGAATTGCATAAAAAATCGTTATACATACTAGCGGCCTCGTGTGAAATCGCAACCCTACCTTTCTGTCATCCACGGGCCATCATTCTTTATACGGCGCTGGCTTTGCCCACGGCAATCGCTTTGTGAGGCTGATGTGGCCTGCTTGAGACATCGTGTGTTCCGCAATCGGAAACCGGCCAGAAATCGCCTCGCTAAGTAGTTGATATAAGGTGTGAATGAGAATTTTTTGCAGTCAGGTGTTGCGCATGTTTCTGCGAATCATTTACATTTGTCTCACTTGGAGTGAGCGAGGTGAGCCATGTACGTCTGCCTGTGCAAAGGTGTGTCAGACCACAAGATCCGCGAAGTCGTGGAACAGGGAGCGCGCAGCTTCCGCGAAGTCCGTGAGCAGACCGGATGCGCGACCCAGTGCGGCAAATGTGCCTGCATGGCCAAGACCATCACTCGCGAAGCGGTCGCGCGTGAAATGATGCCGGCAGAGGATCTCGCCTACGCGGTGTAACGCAGGCTCGAGCCGAGGCTCGCCTGCCGGCGACTGACACTTCAGTCGCCGCGCTGCCCTGCTGCGTGATCCTTTCTCGCCGAATCCCGGCAAGTGCTCGCTTGCCTGACGCCCGCCACCCGGTCTCAAGACCGGGTGGCGGGCGTTTTCGTGTGCGCGCCAGGCAATCCGGTGTCGGTCGCTACATGACAACGCGGATACCAATCTTTCCCATTTGCGCCTAAAAGTCGATAACTTGTTGGTATGTCTCGAAAAATTCATGTTTTTGCGCCATACTTGCCGCACCTGATCGATAGGGCGTGCCTGACGCGCCCGCGCTGTGGCTGATGCATGCCGTCATCAGGCGCAGCAGACAACCTGACGCAGCAGCAACCCTGACAAGAGAGGAATGGCGACATGAAAGGCGATCCCAAGATCATCGAGCATCTCAACACCATACTGGCCAACGAACTGGTCGCCATCAATCAGTACTTCCTGCATGCGCGCATGTACAAGGACTGGGGCCTCAAGCGCCTGGCCAAGTGGGAATACGACGAGTCCATCGAAGAGATGCGTCACGCTGACACCCTGATCGAGCGCATCCTGTTCATGGAAGGTCTGCCCAACCTGCAGGACCTCGGCAAGCTGCGCATCGGCGAGAACACCAAGGAAATGCTCGAGTGCGATCTGGCGCTGGAGCACCAGGCACATGGTGATCTGAAGGAAGCGATCGCCTATGCCGAGCAGGTCCGCGATTACACTTCACGTGATCTGTTCCGCAAGATCCTCGACGACGAGGAAGAGCATATCGATCACCTGGAGACCGAGCTGGGTCTGATCGAGAAGGTCGGTATCGAGCTCTACCTGCAGAAGCAGATCCACCACGAGATCGACTGATTCCGTGGCGGCTCGCTGAGCCGTACAGAAACGAAAACGCCCCCGCTGCCGATGGCAGCGAGGGCGTTTTGTCTCCAGTGGCGCAGAACCGGCTTACTTGCCCAGTTCGTTGACCAGCAGTGCTTCGACAGCCGCGATGCGTGCGTCGAGGCTCGCCTTGTCGGCGGCCAGCACCGTGATATGGCCGATCTTGCGGCCCGCACGCGGCGCCTTGCCGTAGTCGTGCAGACGGGCGCCCGGGATGGCGAGCACGGCGTC
It includes:
- a CDS encoding RDD family protein; this encodes MAKGALHSRRHLDSQGARPAGLMRRLGGVVYDAFLVMALLIVLGFIGVAVNGGEANQSPLFRSLLLVAMFAFFGGCWSRSGMTLGMQAWRLRIETPQGHVPTLQQCLIRFVVAGLSLGACGLGYVWQLWDPEQRSWQDIASGTRVVVVPKPRRE
- a CDS encoding bacterioferritin-associated ferredoxin yields the protein MYVCLCKGVSDHKIREVVEQGARSFREVREQTGCATQCGKCACMAKTITREAVAREMMPAEDLAYAV
- the lptG gene encoding LPS export ABC transporter permease LptG, coding for MLLDRLDRYIARNVLVAMLVVQVLILGLDLMITYINDLGDVKGDYGAFEVLLYLLMRLPSRFYEFVPVGVLLGALIGLGSMASSNELTIMRAAGRSLTRILWGVMKPLGLVIAITMAVGEYVAPVTELQADAWRAEKQQGAGAVYAEGGGWQREGNDYYRFGSIRSDDVVLNVTRYRFDDERHLTQALYARRAVWQDDGWTLEAVQTTTFESQDGEPSATTVAQQETREWDTQLTPDLLKLVISDPKQQSASDLWRYSRYLQDQGLSANQPLLYFWQKILQPLTLAALVLVAASFVFGPLRTVAAGTRVFYGIVVGLLFKYLQDLLAPASVVFGFAPIWAVLAPMLACYVIGLLLIRRSG
- the lptF gene encoding LPS export ABC transporter permease LptF; translation: MIIFRYLTREILTTMAAVAGVLMLVIMGSRFIRYFSDAAEGDFPASILGSLMLYHLPGFFELLLPLSFFLAVLLAFGQLYMNSEITVLVACGVGPERLLRVTLLPALLITALVAACSLYLTPAGALKNELLLEQQKQKTDFSILGSGRFQEIGNRTVYAESMSDDNSELENVFIAEAGDSNATSTPDSEPSQSVVRAERAFQEVSPETGSRYLVLSDGTRYGVEPGKAIAQRLGFDRYGVRITEGQDAAALKEDIELATTAQLLASDLPEAEAQLQWRISLPLMVPILMLIGLPLARVNPRQGRFARLLPAIFVHITYLSLLIAAQNAVASEKYPAAIGLWPIHGVYLALGIWLSWRDNRGGGR
- the bfr gene encoding bacterioferritin — its product is MKGDPKIIEHLNTILANELVAINQYFLHARMYKDWGLKRLAKWEYDESIEEMRHADTLIERILFMEGLPNLQDLGKLRIGENTKEMLECDLALEHQAHGDLKEAIAYAEQVRDYTSRDLFRKILDDEEEHIDHLETELGLIEKVGIELYLQKQIHHEID